A window from Enterocloster bolteae encodes these proteins:
- a CDS encoding PrgI family protein, with translation MAYVPVPKDLTKVKTKVMFNLTRRQLVCFTAGALVGVPLFFLLREPAGNSMAAMCMMLVMMPFFLLAMYEKHGQGLEKIVGNILKVAVIRPKQRPYQTNNFYAVLKRQEMLDKEVYDIVHRNEKLAAPSAGKTGRKDRAAGKDKEKAVPRR, from the coding sequence ATGGCTTATGTACCCGTACCCAAAGATTTAACCAAAGTCAAAACCAAGGTCATGTTCAATCTGACCCGAAGGCAGCTGGTCTGCTTTACCGCCGGGGCGCTTGTAGGCGTACCGCTGTTCTTTTTGCTCCGTGAGCCTGCGGGAAACAGCATGGCCGCCATGTGTATGATGCTGGTCATGATGCCCTTCTTCCTGCTGGCAATGTATGAAAAGCATGGGCAGGGCCTGGAAAAGATCGTCGGCAACATTCTCAAAGTAGCTGTGATCCGTCCCAAGCAGCGTCCCTACCAGACCAATAACTTTTATGCCGTATTAAAGCGGCAGGAAATGCTCGATAAGGAGGTGTATGACATTGTTCACCGCAATGAAAAGCTGGCTGCGCCGTCTGCTGGGAAAACCGGAAGAAAAGACCGTGCAGCCGGTAAAGACAAAGAAAAAGCTGTCCCGCGCCGATAA
- a CDS encoding MT-A70 family methyltransferase → MKKYQIIYADPPWSYKVYSKKGLGRSAESHYPTMRIEDICALPVGDLADKDCALFLWVTIPCLLEGLSVLRAWGFTYKTIGFVWVKQNKKSDSLFWGMGYWTRSNVELCILATKGHPKRVNAAVHQVIVSHIEEHSKKPQEARERIVSLMGDLPRIELFARQSTPGWDVWGNEVDSSISFP, encoded by the coding sequence ATGAAAAAATATCAAATCATTTATGCAGATCCGCCATGGAGCTACAAAGTATATTCCAAGAAAGGATTGGGACGCAGTGCAGAAAGTCACTATCCGACTATGCGTATTGAGGATATTTGTGCGCTGCCGGTAGGTGACCTGGCAGATAAAGATTGTGCTTTGTTCTTATGGGTCACGATTCCATGTTTACTGGAAGGACTTTCTGTTCTGAGAGCATGGGGATTTACCTATAAGACAATCGGATTTGTCTGGGTAAAGCAGAATAAAAAGTCTGATAGTCTATTTTGGGGTATGGGATATTGGACGCGCTCCAATGTGGAGCTTTGTATCCTCGCAACGAAAGGGCATCCCAAGCGAGTGAACGCAGCTGTTCATCAGGTTATTGTCTCTCACATTGAAGAACATTCAAAAAAACCGCAGGAAGCCAGAGAACGCATTGTCTCATTGATGGGTGATCTCCCGCGCATAGAACTGTTTGCTCGTCAATCCACACCCGGTTGGGATGTGTGGGGAAATGAAGTGGACAGCTCTATTTCATTCCCATAA